GGCGCTGTGAGAAGGTCTTGGCGACCTGCACTTCGTCGCCGTACTTGGTGTCGTACTCGGCGAGAATCTTGTTCGGCGCGAGGTCCTCGCTGGTCATCAGGACTCGCTCGGAGCCGTTGACACAGAAGTAGCCGCCGGGGTCGGCGGGGTCCTCGCCGATGTCGATGAGCTCCTCGTCGGTGAAGCCGGCGATGTTGCACTTGTTCGAGCCGACCATGATGGGCATGCGCCCGATCTTGGTCTCGGTGCGGTCGACGACTTCCTCGGGTTCCTCTTCGCCGCCGCGGACGATGGCCATCTCCATGAACACCGGTGCGGAGTAGGTGATGTTCCGGAGGCGGGCCTCCTGGGGGTAGAGGAGCTCTTCGCTCCCGTCGGCCTCCCGGACGCGGGGCGTGACGACGCGGACGTCGCCCAGTTCGACCCACACCGGCTCCTGGCCTTCCTTGTCGCCGATGTCGGTGTCGATGGTCTCTTTCTCGTCGACCACCTGCTGCATCCCCCGGTCGAGGAAGGCGTTGAACGAGCGGAAGTGGTGTTCGGCGAGCCGTTCCTTCGCGAAGTATTCGCGCGAGATTGCGCGTCGGTCCTGTGTGTTCATTATTCGACCACCAGTCGATAGACGACGGCGGTATCGGTGGTTCGCGAGTCGCGTTCGATGCGGATGACATCGCCGACCTCCGCGTCGTCCGGGAGTCCCGGGTCGGCGCGTTTGATCTTCGGGAGGTCGGTCTTCTTGATGTCGTACTCGTCGAGCACTGCTTCGAGGTCAGCCTCGTCGACGACGCTGTGGTCGGGAACGAGGTCGTGTTGACTTACATCTACCATGTGTGTGTGCGTGCGTGGGGCCTGTGGCTGGAGAAGGTGGCTGTCACGAGATACTACAGGTCGCTATAGTCGGGACCCTAATAACACTTACCAACTTGGCCTGCAGTAGCTACTGGGCCCCCGCGGCCGCCGGGGAGAATGGCGTTCGATATCACGGGCTTCTCCCAGAACAGATATAGAGGTTTGGGTCGAGTCAAGTGGACCCATGACAGGGCGCCGTCCTTTGGAAAGCCTTAATACTACGACCGGGATACGATTGAGTGCAGCAAGGCAGCGTGCCCGGATGGTGTAGTGGCCCATCATACGACCCTGTCACGGTCGTGACGCGGGTTCAAATCCCGCTCCGGGCGTCTTCTACTGCGGACAAATCGGCGAGCACCGCGTAGCGTGTGCTCGCCATCGTGAGCAGGTGAACCCGGAAGGACTGCGACCGACTCGGCCAGCCACGCGTCGCACGGATTGCTGTAGTTCCGTACCGGTATCGTCGACAACTGGATCGGGCGAGTCCCGGTACACAGCGACACCGTCAGGCAGTGCCGACGGATGCAGAACGGCTTCGCTCGTGGACGTAACCGGAGAGTGCCCCGAGCGGGACGACGACCAAGCCCGACGTGAGCAGCGCGACCACGGCGGCGTACAGGCCGACGACGAAGAGACCGGTAATGTCGCCGGTCGAAAGGGAGCCAAACTCCACGAACTCCGCTGTGACGAAGTACAGCGCCACGCCGACGCCGCCAGCTGGGTAAGAGAGCAAGGCGGTGAGGCTGCCGGCGACGGCACCGAACTGCGGGGTGTCAACTGGGAGGAAGCGCCACGTGAGAACGCCGATCGGGAACGAAGCGAGGACGAACGGGGGGATGTACACCACGTATATAGAGAGCTGATCCATAGCGTAGCCGCCACCGAAGTACAGCGCTGGCACCGTCGTCAAAGAGAGAAACGCGATTGCAGCCAACACACCGGCCGTCGTCATCGCGTAGCCACCGCCGATATCCCGCCGGCTCGCCAGCGGGAGGCGACCGGGACCGTACCGCTTGCACAGCGTCACCAAGCGGTGGAACGATGGAGCGCTCATATCGAAGTTACTATCCTGCAATATATATTGGCAACGGTGCTGGTACCGAACCGAGAGGACGAGGCCGACTACTCGAACGGGTAGTCTGGGACCGGTATCGTCGACCACTGGATCGGACGACCACCACAGTAACCCGTATCACCAGAACTGCCGCGCCAGATACCACTCGTATCCGTACCCCACCAGCGCGCCCAGCGGAGCGATGATGGCGGCGGTTCCGACGGCTCCGAAGAAGAAGACGAGGCTAGCGATGAGGACGAACTGGCCGAGGGCGTCGGACGGTGCAGACACTCCCGCTAGGATTCCGAACACGGCCGCCAGGACGAGCAGTGAGGCGAATGCGGTCACCACACCGGCGACGGCACCGCGGCGCGGCGTCGGCTCGTCGGGCACGAGCCACCGCCAGACGACGGTGCCGGCGACAACGGCGACGAGCGGCGTGACCACCAGCGGGGCGACTGTCAGCAGGTCCCACTGGAACGTGGACCACACGATGCCGGGGTCGGCGAACACACGGTCGGGGTTAGAGAGGACCAACCGTGTCACCATCATCGCGTGGAACAGAACGTTAGCGAGCAGCGCGGCGACGCCGGCGACGAGGCCGGCACCGACGTCGCGGCGGGACACGCCGAATCGGGACCGCTGGAGGGCGGACATACCTGGTGGTACGCAGTCCACGAACAAATCCCTGCCCGTCTGTCACGTTCGGTCGGGAGCGGCGAGTCACAGAGCGACGCACCTAACCGGGCCGGTCCCCTGCCCCAGCCACAGGTCCACCGCGGGGTGAACGTCGGTACGTCGTGCCGTCCCGGGACAGCGCTTGGCCCCGCCGACAGACTGTTTAGTCGGCCGGTTCCATGGGAGGGCATGGACGATATCGAGGGCGAGGAGATGCCGGGCGCCATCGTCGAGGCGTTCCTCGAACGCGAGGAGGGCGTCCGGGCGCTGCTGGAGGAGCTGGAGAAGCTCACCATCGAGGGCCGCCACGAGGCGGTCCGGGAGCGCCTGCGGAACCTCGCCGACAGCGACGAGTCGGTGTTCTACACGGTGGCCTTCTCGCTCACTAACTCGCGGCAGTTCTTCGGCGACGTGGAGGCCCAGCTCGACGTGACCGCCGCCGACCGGCTTCGCGACCTCGCCGACACCTACCCGACGCTCGCCGAGCCCTTCAACATCGTTCGCACCGAGCGCGCGGAGGACCGGCTGAACCCCGTCACGGATACGAGCTACACCGTCACCTACCACCACAGCGTCGAGTCGCCGATGATAACCTACAGCCCGCTGTCTGGCGACCAGCAGCTCTACGAGTCCCGCGGGACGCCCAGCGAGGTGTTGCGCGTCTCGACGGACCTGGCGGCCGCGACGACCGACGCCCTCGACGTCGCACTTGAGAACGACTACTCGGTCAACACCGAGGAGCTGTCGACGCTCATCGACCGCCGCGAAGAGCTGGAGACGGAGCTATCGAAGCTGCGGGACCAGCTCGACGAACTGCGGCGGAAGCCGGTCGAGGAGTAGCGGAGTGGCGACCAGTGAGACGCCTCCCGTCGGTCTCACCCACACCCGCGGCTCTGCGGTTCCCTTCGGTCACCGCATCGCTTCGAGACGCCTCCCGTCGGTCTCACCCACACCCAC
The Halomicroarcula saliterrae genome window above contains:
- a CDS encoding DNA-directed RNA polymerase subunit H, with the translated sequence MVDVSQHDLVPDHSVVDEADLEAVLDEYDIKKTDLPKIKRADPGLPDDAEVGDVIRIERDSRTTDTAVVYRLVVE